From the Streptosporangiales bacterium genome, one window contains:
- a CDS encoding GNAT family N-acetyltransferase — protein MTASDLPRIIADVERGRFPAADGSVSVVAPVNARDAGVLAFTAHAMVVADVDAGWVAEQLRTVDLSAPLGPSFVLALATRIGRRIGSTDAVLLAEPLPYAETSLVELGLDEIETSDHPRLRRALRHRDGVWMWTGGGAVLAIGRGVGGRYEVNVELDPAARGRGLARALVHAARALVPDGRSLWAQVAPGNAASMRTFLDAGYRPVGAEVLLTGAG, from the coding sequence GTGACCGCGTCCGATCTCCCCCGCATCATCGCCGACGTGGAGCGCGGGCGCTTCCCCGCCGCGGACGGCAGCGTGTCCGTCGTCGCGCCGGTGAACGCGCGTGACGCCGGTGTGCTGGCCTTCACCGCCCACGCGATGGTGGTCGCCGACGTCGACGCCGGGTGGGTGGCGGAGCAGCTGCGAACCGTCGACCTCTCGGCGCCGCTCGGTCCGTCGTTCGTCCTCGCGCTGGCGACCCGGATCGGCAGGCGGATCGGCTCGACCGACGCCGTGCTCCTCGCCGAGCCGCTGCCGTACGCGGAGACGAGTCTTGTCGAGCTCGGACTCGACGAGATCGAGACGAGCGACCATCCCAGGCTCCGCCGGGCACTGCGGCATCGCGACGGCGTCTGGATGTGGACCGGTGGCGGCGCGGTCCTCGCGATCGGGCGCGGGGTCGGCGGGAGGTACGAGGTGAACGTCGAGCTCGATCCCGCGGCCCGCGGCCGTGGTCTCGCGCGTGCGCTCGTCCACGCCGCCCGTGCGCTCGTACCTGACGGCAGGTCCCTGTGGGCGCAGGTGGCACCGGGCAACGCCGCTTCGATGCGCACGTTCCTCGACGCCGGCTACCGGCCGGTCGGTGCCGAGGTACTCCTCACCGGAGCCGGCTGA
- a CDS encoding hydroxymethylglutaryl-CoA lyase translates to MRAPQVVPLAGLPDRVTVYEVGPRDGLQNESAIVPVDVKAEFVRRLVSCGLRVIEATSFVHPRWVPQLADAEELLAALDRTGTTRFPVLVPNERGLDRALAADVREIAVFASATETFAQRNLARSLDGQFAMFEPVLGRAVEAGLTARGYVSMAYGDPWEGDVAIDQVVRVGRRLLDLGCDELSIGDTIGVATPGHVAALLDAFTDAGADVGRLAVHFHDTYGQALANTLAALGRGVTVVDSAAGGLGGCPYAESATGNLATEDLVWQLHGLGIETGVDLAALVETSSWMAERLGRPSPSRTVAALGGQRAT, encoded by the coding sequence ATGCGCGCGCCACAGGTCGTCCCGCTGGCGGGACTCCCCGACCGGGTGACGGTCTACGAGGTCGGCCCGAGGGACGGCCTGCAGAACGAGTCGGCGATCGTCCCGGTCGATGTGAAGGCCGAGTTCGTCCGGCGGCTCGTCTCCTGTGGCCTGCGGGTGATCGAGGCGACGAGCTTCGTGCACCCGCGCTGGGTGCCGCAGCTCGCCGACGCCGAAGAGCTGCTCGCCGCCCTCGACCGCACGGGCACCACCCGGTTCCCCGTGCTCGTGCCGAACGAGCGGGGCCTCGACCGCGCGCTGGCCGCGGACGTCCGCGAGATCGCGGTCTTCGCCAGCGCGACGGAGACCTTCGCACAACGCAACCTCGCGCGCAGTCTCGACGGCCAGTTCGCGATGTTCGAGCCCGTCCTCGGCCGCGCGGTCGAGGCCGGCCTGACGGCGCGTGGCTACGTCTCGATGGCCTACGGCGACCCGTGGGAGGGCGACGTCGCGATCGACCAGGTCGTCCGCGTCGGGAGGAGGCTGCTCGACCTCGGATGTGACGAGCTCTCGATCGGCGACACGATCGGCGTGGCCACACCCGGACACGTCGCGGCACTGCTCGACGCGTTCACGGACGCCGGCGCGGACGTCGGCAGGCTCGCGGTGCACTTCCACGACACGTACGGCCAGGCGCTCGCCAACACCCTCGCCGCGCTGGGCCGTGGTGTCACGGTGGTCGACAGCGCGGCCGGCGGTCTCGGCGGCTGTCCGTACGCGGAGAGCGCCACGGGCAACCTCGCCACCGAGGACCTCGTCTGGCAGCTGCACGGGCTGGGCATCGAGACGGGCGTCGACCTCGCCGCGCTCGTCGAGACGAGTAGCTGGATGGCCGAGCGGCTCGGCCGGCCGAGCCCGTCGCGCACCGTCGCGGCCCTCGGCGGTCAGCGAGCCACCTGA